In Rickettsiella endosymbiont of Aleochara curtula, one genomic interval encodes:
- a CDS encoding acyltransferase translates to MNNLFKFLRAGLTAALYLIILTVWFVPLAIVGLLRFIIPWKKWRQLTKKLMELLHAVWLRSNYFLLKWITHIKWEIKGLDQLHYKEWYLLISNHQSWADILILQSIFSGKIPPLKFFLKRELLWTLPIASWACWLLDFPFMRRYSKAKLSKHPELKDKDIEETKKASAKFKMTPTTVTNFVEGTRFSQKKRELQASPYEHLLRPKAAGMAFSLAVLGDFFHKILNVTIIYPPHQASLLDFLSGNIEKIIVDVEAIPITKDWLGDYENDRQYRIYFQKKLNELWERKDQLIKTQLQNF, encoded by the coding sequence ATGAATAATTTGTTTAAGTTCTTAAGAGCTGGGCTCACGGCGGCTTTATATCTCATTATTCTTACTGTTTGGTTTGTTCCGTTAGCGATAGTAGGTTTGTTGCGATTTATTATTCCTTGGAAAAAATGGCGACAACTTACCAAAAAATTAATGGAGCTTTTACATGCGGTTTGGTTACGCAGTAATTATTTTCTTTTAAAATGGATAACTCATATTAAATGGGAGATAAAAGGATTAGATCAACTACATTATAAAGAATGGTATTTACTCATTTCTAATCATCAGTCCTGGGCAGATATACTTATTTTGCAGTCTATTTTTAGCGGTAAAATTCCCCCTTTGAAATTTTTTCTAAAAAGAGAGTTACTTTGGACTTTGCCGATAGCAAGTTGGGCATGTTGGTTATTAGATTTTCCATTTATGCGTCGATATAGCAAAGCCAAACTAAGCAAACATCCAGAACTTAAAGATAAGGATATTGAAGAAACTAAAAAAGCTAGCGCTAAATTCAAAATGACACCCACTACCGTTACTAATTTTGTTGAAGGTACTCGATTCTCACAGAAAAAAAGAGAATTACAAGCATCGCCTTATGAACATTTACTCCGCCCCAAAGCAGCGGGTATGGCTTTTAGTCTTGCTGTTTTGGGTGATTTTTTTCATAAAATTCTTAATGTCACCATTATTTATCCCCCTCATCAGGCCAGCTTGTTAGATTTCTTATCAGGAAATATAGAAAAAATAATTGTTGATGTAGAAGCAATACCTATCACAAAAGACTGGTTGGGTGATTATGAAAATGATCGTCAATATCGAATATACTTTCAAAAAAAACTGAATGAGCTATGGGAAAGAAAAGATCAGCTTATCAAAACTCAATTACAAAATTTTTAA
- the hemC gene encoding hydroxymethylbilane synthase, producing MDKKKFLRIATRKSPLAYWQANTIKEQLEILFPYLTISLLPLLTEGDRQQNSSLSKLGGKGLFVKELEGALLNHQADIAVHSMKDLPMDLETGLVLAAICKREDPRDVLISRFAQPLIQLSSGSYIGTSSLRRQSQLLALRPDLQVKVLRGNVGTRLDKLAAGEFDAIILAAAGLIRLKKTDCISEYLETTCFLPAPGQGALGIECRADDEESIATISKLTDPDTYYCVLAERALSRELGGSCQVPIAAYATTLGYGQLNLRALVGNLEGTKLIKVEKQGSIADAEKIGFLAAQNLRDLGVEEILKGILNTGT from the coding sequence TTGGATAAGAAAAAATTTTTACGTATTGCTACTCGAAAAAGTCCCTTAGCCTATTGGCAAGCCAATACCATTAAAGAACAATTGGAGATACTATTTCCATATTTAACCATCAGTCTGCTTCCTTTGCTTACAGAAGGTGACCGACAGCAAAATAGTTCTTTAAGTAAATTAGGTGGTAAAGGTTTGTTTGTTAAAGAATTAGAAGGAGCTTTGCTTAATCATCAGGCAGATATAGCCGTTCATTCCATGAAAGATCTGCCGATGGATTTAGAAACAGGTTTAGTATTAGCGGCCATTTGCAAGCGAGAAGATCCTCGTGATGTATTAATTTCAAGATTTGCGCAACCTTTAATACAATTATCGTCTGGATCTTATATAGGAACTTCAAGTTTACGGCGCCAATCGCAATTATTGGCTTTGCGTCCAGATTTACAAGTGAAAGTATTACGGGGAAATGTAGGAACGCGTCTGGACAAATTGGCTGCAGGCGAATTTGACGCAATAATTTTAGCAGCCGCAGGACTAATACGTTTAAAAAAAACAGATTGTATTAGCGAATATTTAGAAACCACTTGTTTTTTGCCTGCGCCAGGGCAAGGTGCTTTAGGAATTGAGTGCCGCGCAGATGATGAAGAAAGCATAGCAACTATTTCTAAATTGACTGATCCGGATACCTATTATTGTGTGTTAGCTGAACGAGCTTTAAGCCGAGAACTCGGAGGCAGCTGCCAAGTGCCTATAGCGGCTTATGCAACTACACTGGGTTACGGCCAATTGAATTTGCGGGCTCTAGTAGGAAATCTAGAAGGCACAAAACTCATTAAAGTTGAAAAGCAAGGTTCTATTGCCGATGCAGAAAAAATTGGATTTTTAGCCGCACAGAATTTACGTGATCTTGGTGTTGAAGAAATTCTAAAAGGGATTTTAAATACGGGTACTTAG
- the nth gene encoding endonuclease III has product MNQKKRTAIFQRFHTDNPHPTTELVYSSPFELLIAVILSAQATDKSVNQATQTLFVKANTPKKIAGLGLTGLKKYIKTIGLYNTKAKNIIKTCKILLEQYQGKVPSNREALESLPGVGRKTANVILNTVFHQPTIAVDTHIFRVCNRTGLAPGKTPLAVEKTLLKVVPKKYLKNAHHWLVLHGRYTCLARKPKCPECIIQDLCEYPHKTVLK; this is encoded by the coding sequence ATGAATCAAAAAAAGCGTACAGCAATTTTTCAACGTTTTCACACTGATAATCCCCACCCAACAACAGAGTTAGTTTATTCCTCACCTTTTGAGCTATTGATTGCGGTTATTCTTTCCGCGCAGGCAACCGATAAATCAGTTAATCAGGCAACGCAAACATTATTCGTTAAAGCAAATACACCAAAAAAAATAGCCGGATTGGGTTTAACTGGTTTAAAAAAGTATATAAAAACTATCGGCTTATATAATACTAAGGCAAAAAATATCATAAAAACCTGTAAAATTTTGCTGGAGCAATATCAGGGAAAAGTTCCTAGTAATCGTGAAGCACTAGAAAGTCTACCCGGCGTTGGACGTAAAACAGCTAATGTCATTCTTAATACTGTTTTTCATCAACCCACCATTGCCGTTGATACGCATATTTTTCGAGTGTGTAACAGGACGGGTCTCGCACCTGGAAAAACCCCTTTGGCCGTTGAGAAAACCTTATTAAAAGTCGTTCCCAAAAAGTATTTAAAAAACGCTCATCATTGGTTAGTGTTACATGGGCGCTATACTTGTTTAGCTCGTAAACCCAAATGTCCTGAGTGTATCATCCAAGATCTTTGCGAATATCCCCACAAAACTGTACTCAAATAA
- a CDS encoding S24 family peptidase, whose translation MKTTSSMSKILKGLMGELGINESELARRTGVGQPVVHRICSGETDNPKVATLSPIANFFAISISQLIGDEPISADRIPGTFNPDAQGWRQIPLLSWPQVLHWPNLTEKLAPLPTVSTDIDMSQHAYAVSARDTTMEPRFPEGTILLIDPDLKPNSLDFAIVHIEGHDLPNFKQILIDGGHTILKPLNTDFKTLLLDKPHRFLGVMVQSRMDFKKKK comes from the coding sequence ATGAAAACTACTAGTAGCATGAGCAAAATTCTTAAAGGATTAATGGGTGAGTTAGGAATTAATGAATCGGAACTAGCGCGACGCACCGGGGTAGGTCAACCTGTAGTACATCGAATTTGCTCTGGAGAAACCGATAATCCCAAAGTCGCTACTTTGAGCCCGATTGCCAATTTTTTCGCTATCTCTATCAGTCAACTCATTGGCGATGAACCCATATCAGCTGATCGGATTCCAGGCACTTTTAATCCTGACGCCCAAGGTTGGCGGCAAATTCCATTGCTTAGCTGGCCGCAAGTGCTACATTGGCCTAATCTCACTGAAAAATTAGCACCCTTACCAACGGTTTCTACTGATATCGACATGAGTCAGCATGCTTATGCGGTTTCTGCTAGAGATACTACTATGGAACCTCGTTTTCCAGAAGGCACCATACTACTTATCGATCCTGATCTAAAACCAAATAGTCTTGATTTTGCTATTGTTCACATTGAAGGACATGATTTACCTAATTTCAAACAAATTTTAATTGATGGCGGACATACCATTCTTAAACCTCTCAATACTGATTTCAAAACTTTGCTATTAGATAAGCCTCATCGATTTTTAGGGGTCATGGTCCAATCAAGAATGGATTTTAAAAAGAAAAAATAA
- the rpsO gene encoding 30S ribosomal protein S15, translated as MLAKNEILAKYQRSPGDTGSPEVQIALLSGAIEQLNGHFQVHKKDNHSRQGLLKKVALRRKLLKYFKGVNLQGYLTLIKQLGLRG; from the coding sequence ATGTTGGCTAAAAATGAAATATTGGCTAAATATCAACGTTCTCCGGGTGATACAGGATCCCCAGAGGTTCAGATTGCTTTATTATCTGGAGCTATTGAACAGCTAAATGGCCATTTTCAAGTGCATAAGAAGGATAATCATTCACGACAAGGTTTATTAAAGAAAGTAGCTTTGCGTCGTAAATTATTAAAATATTTCAAAGGCGTTAATTTACAGGGTTATTTGACGCTGATTAAACAACTCGGCTTGCGTGGTTAA
- the pnp gene encoding polyribonucleotide nucleotidyltransferase: protein MTTIEKIVQFGPQKLILKIGHIARQATAAVEVKLGDIRVLVTVVVKQHAGEEKDFFPLIVQYLERFFAAGQIPGGYFKREGRPTEKEVLTSRLIDRSVRPLFPDDFHNEVQIVATVLSSDPAINADILALIGASAALSLSGLPFKGPIAAVRVGYSDGQYILNPSFKQLETSDLDLVVAGTDKAVLMVESQAAELPEEIMLNAILFGHQQMQGVIQAIKELAADAGKQAWDVKPSTSLLDINVEQEMIQSIEASLIEAYQVPEKLERKMKLDKLKESFVAKWLAEEKGITAKAIQLFLANLEEKIVRGRILSGKSRIDGRDRITVRPITIQPGFLPRTHGSALFTRGETQALVVTTLGTDRDAQTVEGLDGEGRETFMLHYNFPPYCVGETGQMGSPKRREIGHGNLAKRALRAVLPSESDFPYVLRVVSEITESNGSSSMATVCGASIALMDAGVPLKKHVAGIAMGLIKEGEQFAVLTDILGDEDHLGDMDFKVAGTIEGVTALQMDIKIDGITEEILRVALDQAKEGRFHILNIMQETLAEPRIEVSPYAPRITTLKINPDKIRDLIGKGGATIRAITEETGTLIDISDDGVVRISTSDLQACQNAIERIKKVTAEVEVGRTYEGAIVKLTDFGAFVNVLPGRDGLVHISQISNERVEQVSDVLSEGQIVKVKVLEIDRQGRIRLTMKDIEAEEMENEIH from the coding sequence GTGACAACTATAGAGAAAATTGTGCAGTTTGGTCCACAAAAACTTATTTTAAAAATAGGTCACATCGCGCGGCAAGCTACTGCAGCTGTTGAGGTGAAATTGGGTGACATAAGAGTTTTAGTGACAGTTGTCGTCAAACAACATGCTGGCGAAGAAAAAGACTTTTTTCCATTGATTGTGCAATATCTAGAGCGCTTCTTTGCAGCTGGACAAATTCCAGGAGGTTATTTTAAACGAGAAGGGCGACCCACTGAAAAAGAAGTTTTAACTTCGCGTTTAATTGATAGATCTGTTCGTCCCCTATTTCCTGATGATTTTCATAATGAAGTGCAAATTGTTGCGACTGTTTTATCCTCAGATCCAGCTATTAATGCAGATATACTTGCATTAATTGGCGCTTCTGCTGCTTTATCTTTATCAGGTCTTCCATTTAAAGGCCCTATAGCCGCTGTAAGAGTAGGGTATTCGGACGGACAGTACATTTTAAATCCAAGTTTCAAACAGCTTGAAACATCAGATTTAGACTTAGTAGTTGCAGGAACAGACAAAGCCGTCTTAATGGTGGAATCTCAAGCGGCTGAACTTCCAGAAGAAATTATGTTGAATGCTATTTTATTTGGACATCAACAAATGCAGGGTGTTATTCAGGCTATAAAAGAACTTGCTGCAGATGCTGGCAAGCAGGCTTGGGATGTTAAACCTTCAACGTCTCTCTTGGATATAAATGTAGAGCAAGAGATGATTCAATCTATTGAAGCCTCGTTAATCGAGGCCTATCAAGTTCCAGAAAAACTTGAGCGTAAAATGAAGTTAGATAAATTAAAGGAGAGTTTTGTTGCTAAATGGCTAGCTGAAGAAAAAGGAATTACCGCGAAAGCTATTCAGTTGTTCCTAGCAAATTTAGAAGAGAAAATAGTACGTGGTCGTATTTTGTCAGGTAAATCACGTATTGATGGACGTGACAGGATAACCGTTCGTCCTATTACTATTCAGCCAGGATTTTTACCACGTACACATGGTTCGGCTTTATTCACTAGAGGCGAGACTCAAGCATTAGTGGTGACTACTTTAGGCACGGATAGAGATGCACAAACGGTAGAAGGCTTAGATGGAGAAGGACGTGAAACGTTTATGCTTCACTATAACTTTCCTCCCTATTGCGTGGGCGAAACCGGTCAAATGGGAAGCCCTAAACGACGTGAAATTGGACATGGTAATTTAGCGAAACGTGCTTTACGTGCAGTATTACCAAGCGAATCAGATTTTCCTTATGTACTACGTGTTGTTTCTGAAATTACCGAATCAAACGGTTCTAGCTCTATGGCAACAGTCTGTGGCGCAAGTATAGCTTTAATGGATGCTGGTGTGCCTTTAAAGAAACATGTAGCGGGTATCGCCATGGGACTAATAAAAGAAGGCGAACAGTTTGCGGTGTTAACCGATATTTTAGGTGATGAAGATCATTTAGGAGATATGGATTTTAAGGTTGCAGGTACCATAGAAGGCGTCACTGCATTACAAATGGATATTAAAATTGACGGAATTACAGAAGAAATTTTACGGGTGGCATTAGATCAAGCTAAAGAAGGTCGTTTTCATATATTAAACATTATGCAAGAAACTCTAGCTGAACCGCGTATTGAAGTTTCTCCTTATGCACCTCGTATAACAACTTTGAAGATAAATCCTGATAAAATAAGGGATTTAATTGGGAAAGGTGGGGCGACAATTCGCGCTATTACTGAAGAAACGGGAACCTTAATCGATATTAGTGATGATGGTGTCGTTCGGATCTCGACATCTGATTTACAGGCTTGCCAAAATGCAATAGAACGTATTAAAAAAGTAACAGCAGAAGTGGAAGTGGGTCGTACTTATGAAGGTGCAATTGTTAAATTGACCGATTTTGGTGCGTTTGTTAACGTATTACCTGGTCGTGATGGTTTAGTGCATATTTCGCAAATTTCTAATGAGCGTGTTGAGCAAGTAAGTGATGTATTGAGCGAAGGTCAAATTGTCAAAGTTAAAGTACTAGAAATAGATAGACAAGGCCGAATTCGTTTAACTATGAAAGATATAGAAGCAGAAGAAATGGAAAACGAAATACATTAG
- a CDS encoding rhodanese-like domain-containing protein gives MKSSLARSLCKRSIVINQKQHKSGFIKLIDKIKPQIKELAVADLNKKINNQDSFYLIDVREQNEFQGGSIAHAIHLSKGIIERDIEKYIPDFESEIVVYCSGGFRSCLAADNLQKMGYRHVASLQGGLRAWLEATYPLSK, from the coding sequence ATGAAATCAAGTCTAGCACGCAGCTTATGCAAGAGGTCTATCGTGATCAATCAAAAACAACATAAATCAGGCTTTATAAAGTTAATCGATAAAATAAAGCCTCAGATAAAAGAGTTGGCGGTTGCTGATTTAAATAAAAAAATTAACAATCAAGACTCTTTTTATTTGATCGATGTACGTGAACAAAATGAATTTCAAGGAGGATCGATTGCTCATGCAATCCACCTTAGTAAGGGGATCATTGAGCGAGATATCGAGAAATACATTCCAGATTTTGAATCAGAGATAGTTGTTTATTGTAGCGGCGGTTTTCGATCTTGCCTGGCGGCAGATAATCTACAAAAAATGGGTTATCGCCATGTTGCCTCTCTGCAAGGCGGTTTGCGAGCTTGGTTAGAAGCAACTTATCCACTATCAAAATGA
- the carA gene encoding glutamine-hydrolyzing carbamoyl-phosphate synthase small subunit, with translation MKKLVSAQLILKTGESFKGYIPCNQEAEVSGEVIFNTGMLGYTESLTDPSYAGQILCFTYPLIGNYGVSAPNTWESNKIQVKGVIISELAPFYSNHTAQRSLLNWLEIENIPFITGMDTRALTHCLRVNGVTPGIITRLNKCKENFIEFESIDWVKQVTIAEPFHYGEGRKKIIVVDCGLKENILRCLLKFPLKIKRVPYDYDYSQEDYDGVFISNGPGDPQLCKKTVAILKKALVKKKPCFGICLGTQLMALAVGAKTYKLIFGHRSQNQPCIYLPTQHCYLTSQNHGYAVSEKTLPKDWRVLFRNLNDGTVAGIEHKKDPFFSVQFHPEAAPGPMDTQWLFERFYRML, from the coding sequence ATGAAAAAATTAGTTTCAGCACAATTAATATTAAAAACAGGTGAGAGCTTTAAGGGGTATATTCCATGCAACCAGGAAGCTGAAGTTTCCGGTGAAGTTATATTTAATACAGGGATGTTAGGTTATACAGAATCCTTAACCGATCCTTCTTATGCAGGACAGATACTATGTTTTACTTATCCCCTGATAGGAAATTATGGCGTTTCTGCGCCGAATACTTGGGAATCGAACAAAATTCAAGTAAAAGGCGTGATTATTTCAGAACTAGCGCCATTTTATTCAAATCATACCGCGCAACGTTCATTATTAAATTGGTTAGAAATTGAAAATATACCTTTTATTACTGGCATGGATACACGTGCTTTAACACATTGCTTAAGAGTAAATGGGGTAACACCGGGAATCATTACTCGATTAAATAAATGTAAAGAAAATTTTATTGAATTTGAATCTATCGATTGGGTAAAGCAAGTAACCATTGCCGAGCCTTTTCATTATGGTGAAGGTAGAAAAAAAATAATTGTAGTAGATTGCGGCCTTAAGGAAAATATTTTGCGTTGCTTATTAAAATTTCCACTAAAAATTAAACGAGTTCCTTATGATTACGATTATAGTCAGGAAGACTATGATGGAGTTTTTATTTCCAATGGTCCAGGTGATCCGCAATTATGTAAAAAAACAGTAGCTATTTTAAAAAAGGCTTTAGTTAAAAAGAAGCCCTGCTTCGGCATTTGTTTAGGGACACAATTAATGGCTTTAGCAGTCGGTGCTAAAACCTATAAGTTAATTTTTGGTCATCGTTCTCAAAATCAACCCTGTATCTATTTGCCCACACAGCACTGCTATTTGACCTCACAAAATCATGGCTATGCTGTAAGCGAAAAAACACTTCCTAAGGATTGGCGAGTATTATTTCGAAATTTAAATGATGGAACGGTTGCAGGGATTGAGCACAAGAAAGATCCTTTTTTCTCCGTACAATTTCATCCTGAAGCCGCTCCTGGGCCGATGGATACGCAATGGTTATTCGAACGTTTTTATCGCATGTTATAA
- the carB gene encoding carbamoyl-phosphate synthase (glutamine-hydrolyzing) large subunit: protein MVIRTFLSHVIKIMKIQRFKGKKILILGSGGLRIGQAGEFDYSGSQAIKALKEEKINSVLINPNIATIQTDANLADEIYLQPLNFDTVKRIIIKEKPDGILLGVGGQTALNLGLDLEEKGILKKYKVRVLGTSVASIRQTEDRDLFKAALAKIKIKTPLSFAVKTVAEALKAAKKIGYPIMLRSGFSLGGLGSGKITQQEILEQRAQESLATAPQILIEEYLFGWKEFEYEIVRDQRGNALTICNMENMDAMGIHTGESIVVAPAQTLTNEQHQLLRNMAIQVAEHFNIIGECNIQFAINPKNGDYRVIEMNARLSRSSALASKATGYPLAFIATKLALGYQLCEIKNSVTQVTSAYFEPALDYIVVKIPRWDTHKLKAAERTIGTEMKSVGEVMAIGRSFPEALQKAVGMLNKGATCLMDYPEKIDNPRKEIQFATDRRLFALYQFFKNGGSVLQAERLSQINFWFLAQIHQLTELERQLNHHKLDKNFLRELKQAGFSDSFIAKTKNKSVEQIRTLRLKNGIKPFVKQIDTLAGEFAAQTNYLYLSYHATEHDISPAKRRPIIVLGSGPYSIGSSVEFDWCAVNTAQTLRRLNETAIIINSNPETVSTDYDESDRLYFEQLTFERVQDIVDFESAKGIIVSVGGQIANNLAVPLAREGYHLLGTDPTFIDRAENREKFSALLNTLNVDQPAWERITSLSKAKSFAAKVGYPVLIRPSYILSGSAMNVVFDPESLDQHLQAAAHVSQDYPVVISKFVQEAKELEIDGVAKQGDIVIQAISEHIENAGVHSGDATVVLPPQKLYLETIRRTKSIARKIVKALHITGPFNIQFIAKNNDIQVIECNLRASRSFPFVSKVTGHNFIQIATEVMLNKHQVKHYETLELDYVGVKAAQFSYSRLKGSNPVAQVEMASTGEVACIAEDLVEAFYKAWLATDQNIAEKKLLLSVADSYKIKLLPWIKQLDDQGWLIYSTEGTHQFLSQHGIASYFVNKTSEAKKPNIRDLITQRKIAAIINIPSSMTGLQQTDGFLIRRLAIDHHIPLITNAQVALIILQCLVSLWGKELPVESWQNLVLNQNKCG from the coding sequence ATGGTTATTCGAACGTTTTTATCGCATGTTATAAAAATTATGAAAATACAACGGTTCAAGGGTAAGAAAATTCTGATTTTAGGTTCTGGTGGTTTACGAATAGGCCAAGCGGGAGAGTTTGATTATTCCGGTTCACAAGCCATTAAAGCACTAAAGGAAGAAAAAATTAATTCGGTGTTAATAAACCCGAACATAGCTACCATACAAACAGATGCAAATTTAGCTGATGAAATTTATTTGCAGCCTTTAAATTTTGATACCGTGAAACGGATTATTATCAAAGAAAAGCCAGATGGAATATTACTAGGTGTCGGCGGACAAACTGCACTTAATTTAGGATTAGATTTAGAAGAAAAAGGAATATTAAAAAAATATAAGGTGAGAGTATTAGGGACATCTGTTGCATCGATACGTCAAACAGAAGACCGAGATCTTTTTAAAGCTGCTTTAGCGAAGATAAAAATTAAAACACCACTTAGTTTTGCAGTCAAAACGGTTGCCGAGGCGTTGAAGGCAGCGAAAAAAATCGGCTATCCCATCATGCTGCGCTCAGGGTTTTCTCTAGGAGGATTAGGTTCTGGGAAAATTACGCAACAAGAAATACTTGAACAGCGGGCACAGGAAAGCTTGGCCACCGCACCGCAAATTTTAATAGAAGAATATTTATTTGGGTGGAAAGAATTTGAGTACGAAATTGTCCGTGATCAACGAGGAAATGCATTAACTATTTGTAATATGGAGAATATGGATGCAATGGGTATCCATACCGGAGAAAGTATCGTTGTAGCGCCGGCACAGACTCTAACCAATGAGCAACACCAATTATTGCGCAATATGGCTATACAAGTTGCCGAACATTTTAACATTATCGGTGAATGTAATATTCAATTTGCTATTAACCCTAAAAATGGTGATTACCGAGTTATAGAAATGAATGCGCGTTTATCACGCTCCAGTGCCTTGGCTTCCAAAGCTACCGGTTATCCCTTAGCCTTCATTGCCACTAAATTAGCGCTGGGTTATCAGTTATGTGAAATTAAAAATAGTGTTACTCAGGTGACGAGTGCTTATTTTGAACCAGCATTAGATTATATCGTGGTAAAAATTCCACGTTGGGATACTCATAAATTAAAAGCAGCTGAAAGAACGATTGGTACTGAAATGAAGAGCGTGGGTGAGGTCATGGCAATTGGTCGTTCTTTTCCCGAAGCATTACAAAAAGCAGTGGGTATGTTAAATAAAGGAGCCACTTGCTTAATGGATTATCCAGAAAAAATTGATAATCCACGCAAAGAAATACAATTTGCCACCGATAGACGTTTATTTGCTTTATACCAATTTTTTAAAAATGGCGGATCAGTTCTGCAAGCTGAACGTTTATCACAGATTAATTTTTGGTTTTTGGCGCAAATACATCAACTTACAGAATTAGAAAGGCAATTAAATCACCATAAATTGGACAAAAATTTTTTACGTGAATTAAAACAAGCGGGTTTTTCAGATAGTTTTATTGCGAAAACCAAAAATAAATCAGTAGAGCAAATTCGAACTCTACGCTTAAAAAATGGTATTAAGCCTTTTGTGAAACAAATAGATACTTTGGCAGGGGAGTTTGCCGCGCAAACGAATTATCTGTATCTAAGCTATCATGCCACTGAACATGATATTTCCCCAGCAAAGCGGCGACCTATTATTGTGTTAGGTTCGGGACCTTACTCGATAGGATCATCTGTTGAATTTGATTGGTGTGCAGTTAACACCGCTCAGACTTTGCGTCGTTTAAATGAAACTGCCATTATTATCAACTCAAATCCTGAGACTGTTTCTACGGATTATGATGAATCGGATCGATTGTATTTCGAACAGCTTACTTTTGAGCGTGTACAAGATATTGTGGATTTTGAATCCGCAAAGGGGATTATTGTTTCAGTAGGGGGACAGATTGCAAATAATTTAGCTGTACCTTTAGCTAGAGAGGGTTACCATTTATTGGGGACGGATCCGACGTTTATTGATCGCGCCGAAAATCGAGAAAAATTTTCTGCCTTATTAAATACGCTTAATGTCGATCAACCTGCTTGGGAAAGAATTACAAGTTTGAGTAAAGCAAAAAGCTTTGCAGCTAAAGTGGGTTATCCGGTATTAATTAGACCTTCTTATATTTTGTCAGGTTCTGCGATGAATGTGGTTTTCGATCCGGAATCTTTGGACCAGCATTTACAAGCCGCTGCGCATGTTTCACAAGATTATCCAGTAGTGATATCCAAATTTGTTCAAGAAGCAAAAGAATTAGAGATAGACGGAGTTGCTAAGCAGGGTGATATTGTTATTCAAGCTATTTCAGAACATATCGAGAACGCCGGGGTTCATTCTGGAGATGCGACTGTTGTGTTACCACCTCAGAAGTTGTATCTAGAAACCATACGCCGTACTAAAAGTATAGCGCGCAAAATTGTAAAGGCTTTACACATAACGGGACCGTTTAATATTCAATTTATTGCCAAAAATAATGATATTCAGGTTATTGAATGTAATTTACGCGCATCACGTTCTTTTCCGTTTGTTTCTAAAGTAACGGGTCATAATTTCATACAAATAGCCACCGAAGTGATGCTAAATAAGCACCAAGTAAAACATTATGAAACTTTAGAGCTAGATTATGTGGGTGTCAAAGCAGCACAATTTTCTTATAGTCGCTTAAAAGGTTCCAACCCTGTTGCTCAGGTTGAAATGGCATCTACAGGAGAAGTGGCATGTATTGCCGAGGATTTAGTGGAAGCATTTTATAAAGCATGGTTGGCAACGGATCAAAATATCGCCGAAAAGAAATTGTTATTAAGTGTCGCAGATAGCTATAAAATTAAACTTTTACCTTGGATCAAACAGCTTGATGATCAAGGCTGGCTTATTTACAGCACAGAAGGAACTCACCAGTTTTTATCTCAGCATGGTATAGCCTCTTATTTTGTTAACAAAACGAGTGAAGCAAAAAAACCGAATATTAGAGATTTAATTACTCAACGAAAGATAGCAGCGATTATTAATATACCCAGTTCGATGACAGGCTTGCAGCAAACAGATGGGTTTTTAATTCGGCGTTTAGCTATTGATCATCATATTCCTTTAATTACGAATGCGCAGGTCGCACTAATAATCTTGCAATGTTTAGTCAGTTTGTGGGGTAAAGAATTGCCAGTAGAATCTTGGCAAAATTTGGTTCTAAACCAGAATAAGTGTGGGTGA